A region of Papilio machaon chromosome 14, ilPapMach1.1, whole genome shotgun sequence DNA encodes the following proteins:
- the LOC106719812 gene encoding uncharacterized protein LOC106719812, producing the protein MVRWRMFLLLAILLLLPTRSHNKLEDDDDDERNEEDDDDEEGEDEEEDDVDASEKTDTGPGRRAPAILPTPKTVPVSRTTPKRALECYVCAYKSEAPLKACLDPTKYRVHTITCHSVDDKCFTSVIAKGNAYEAVIRGCRSGCVGSPETTCCELNRCNNHALNLPVVVPHSVKSKSSKSFPPTVFFFVTVLLLLQTVGKVAFV; encoded by the exons ATGGTGAGGTGGCGCATGTTCTTGTTACTGGCCATACTGCTTCTCCTACCGACCCGCTCCCACAACAAGTTAGAGGATGACGACGATGATGA GAGGAATGAGGAAGACGATGACGATGAAGAAGGCGAAGATGAGGAAGAGGATGACGTTGATGCATCAGAGAAGACTGACACGGGGCCTGGAAGGCGCGCACCCGCCATACTACCGACGCCAAAGACCGTGCCCGTTTCTAGGACGACGCCCAAACGCGCTCTAGAGTGTTATGTATGCGCTTACAAGTCCGAAGCACCGCTGAAGGCATGCTTAGATCCCACAAAGTACAG GGTACACACAATAACGTGCCACAGCGTGGATGACAAGTGCTTCACGTCAGTGATAGCGAAGGGCAACGCGTACGAGGCGGTGATACGCGGCTGTCGCTCCGGCTGCGTTGGCTCGCCGGAGACCACGTGCTGTGAG TTGAATCGCTGTAACAATCACGCCTTAAATCTGCCGGTGGTGGTGCCACATTCAGTGAAAAGCAAATCGTCCAAGTCATTTCCGCCCACTGTTTTCTTCTTCGTAACTGTGCTATTGTTATTACAAACAGTAGGTAAAGTTGCCTTCGTCTGA